Genomic segment of Oncorhynchus tshawytscha isolate Ot180627B linkage group LG28, Otsh_v2.0, whole genome shotgun sequence:
TTCAACAGAGATCCAGATAATGTGGTTCTGTGCATCCTGGCTACAGATGACGAGGATGTAAAGGACGTGGCCCTTCAGATCCACTTCACCCTGATCCAGGCATTCTGCTGTGAGAATGACATCAACATCCTGCGAGTGAACAACACCAGGCGTCTGGCAGAGATCCTTGGAGGGGGAGGGAAACAAGGGGGAGAGCCCATGGACCTGCACTGTGTCCTGGTCACTGTAAGTATCCATTTCCACTAATATACACTAAAATATGTTAAATGTAGACTTCAAAGGGACTTTCAAACAGACCAGGGTGCTAAAAATGTCTCCAACGTTTATTTGATTTtaatactaatatactaatatacACTAATATACACTAAAATATGTTAAATGTAGTCTTCAAAGGGACTTTCAAACAGACCAGGGTGCTAAAAATGTCTCCAACGTTTATTTGATTTTACTGATGCACTTGAGACACTCATGCTCTGAACTTGTCAGAACACACCCAGTAATTACTCACTCCTTGAGTCCTGTAGCGCACCACTCAGTCTTGATATCTAGACTTGCCGCTTGTGGGATTTTCATTTAGGCAAATAACTGAATTGCTCATAGTCTTGAAACCCCCAGGTTTCTATCTATTCCATTGTCATGTTAGGCCTACATGTCATAAAACAGGCATTTGGATCCTTGTGCCACTATTGactcattctctctttttctcttgtcTGTGCAGAGCCCACACTCCTCGTCCTGGAAAGACCCAGCCCTGAGCAAAGTGAACCGCTTCTGCAGGGAGAGCCGCTGCATGGACCAGTGGGTGCCCATCATCAACCTCCCAGAGCGCTGAAGGGTCCCCCCCCCCAACAGCAAGGCCTGCAAAGTACTCTCTCTGAACAGGAGTAGTGTAATCCCTGATGGACACACTACCCTGGGGAAATTCCTGATGGAGGAAAAACAAGATAAACGACCACAAAATAAGGCATTTCGAGAAGAAAAAAAGATCAGACCCTGCCATCTAGATGGGATACAAAAGAGGATGGTTTCCACTGGGCTGGTGGAGTTAAACTCTCAGCTATGGCAGTCGAGGCGAGATGAGGCACATTTTATGTTCGGTCACGAGACCGAAACCGACGTCTGTGCTTTTTAACAGAAGATGGACACACTGTACAGAAGGATAAAAGCATATATGGCAGAGCACTTCACCTTGTGGGGACTTTAAAGAGGGAATAGCAACAAAAGTAGGCACTGTTGTTAAGAGGACCATGGCCTTGGCGTCTCTCTGCAGAAACAGAGCACTTGTAGAAACACTGGACTTTTGcaatttcattttttattcacaCTGTTGATGTTGTCTTTACTTTTGTTTTGTAATTATTTAAAAAGGGAAGGGCTAAATATCTAATGAATATTCAAGATACTATGCATTCAGTCAGTGTTTCCAATGCCAAATGTTTTTTACTCAAGTGAAAAGTTCTTTTTTTTACAGTTAAGTTATTTCTTAtgatatttaaatgtatttatattagCAATTTTTTACCATTATCTATATGAAAATCTCTGC
This window contains:
- the LOC112227088 gene encoding growth arrest and DNA damage-inducible protein GADD45 alpha, translating into MCKMTFEELSGEYSTERMDTVTKALEEVLSSALPQGCITVGVYEAAKSLNVDPDNVVLCILATDDEDVKDVALQIHFTLIQAFCCENDINILRVNNTRRLAEILGGGGKQGGEPMDLHCVLVTSPHSSSWKDPALSKVNRFCRESRCMDQWVPIINLPER